GGGAGCAATAGTAATCCAGAATGTAATGGGGTATACCCACGTATGTTCTGAATGTACATCGGTGTCAATAAAGCCCCTCCGAACATAGCCATGTTGATGACACAACTCACAGCTGCCGCTAGAGAATAACCGCCGTACTTGAATACTCGCAAATTTAAAAGCGGGTGGGTCGACGTCAACTCCCGAATGACGAACAGCACGAGGAACACGAGGCCTACAATAATACTGACTCTTACTTCAGCACTTCCCCAACCTTTGCTACCCGCTTCACTAAATCCATACAGAAGTGCACCTAGACCAATAGTTGAAGTCAGGAAACTGACCACCTCAAATTTCGGGAATGTCCGTTCCATTACGTTTCTTAAGAATATCGCTGCGACAATCAAGTCGATCACTGCAACGGGAATGACGATATAAAACAGAAGCCGCCATGAGTAGTTTTGAATGATCCACCCCGACAAAGTAGGTCCCACAGCTGGAGCAAAGAACATAGCGATGCCGATCGTCCCCATCGCCCGCCCCCGCGTTTCTGGTGGATACAGGTTCATAATGACCGTCATCATCAGTGGCATAACGACGCCCGCACCAGCCGCTTGAATCACACGCCCGATCATCATGACCGTGAAATCAGGTGCCGCCGCACAAAATACGGAACCGATACCGAAACAAGCCATTGAACCGAGAAACAACTGCCTCGTCGTGAAGGTCCCCATTAAAAACGCCGTCCCTGGGATAACGATCCCGTTTGTGAGCATATACCCGGTAGTTAACCATTGAATCGTGTCCGCCGAGACATTAAACTCTGTCATCAGTTTCGGAATCGCTACATTCAATAGGGTCTGATTCAAAATTGCCGCAAAAGCCCCGAGAACGAGCGAGATCAGAATTGGAGCCTTATGAATGGTCGCGGCGCTACCGTTCCCCAACCCCCTGGCTTCTCTATTCATACGCACATAAGCCTCCTGATTTATGAACACTTGCGTTTGTACGTGGTTCCAACCGTTTGGTACAGCCTTGGGGCGATTCCACGGGGACAACTTACGTTACCTTCGTCATGCGTCTGTCGGTCGGCAGGAGAGAGAACGTTGGTCAGTTCCATTACAGTTGTGCCTCGGGACTTACCCACATAAACATCTAAAGTTTGTCCGACCGTGTCCTCGTTGATTTGTGGTTCTCTAATGTTTACTAGTCGTATACGGTTTGCTTGGATGGAATGCTTATCCCTGTGAATTCTGTCATGCCGTGCACAACATCCAACATCAGGGAATTCTCAAAGTGAGAGAGGGAACGTTATAGTGAGAGCGACTGATGAGTTCGCATGACATTTACGAGCGCCCAAACTCGAAGGTACGTCTA
This is a stretch of genomic DNA from Alicyclobacillus dauci. It encodes these proteins:
- a CDS encoding DHA2 family efflux MFS transporter permease subunit, which gives rise to MNREARGLGNGSAATIHKAPILISLVLGAFAAILNQTLLNVAIPKLMTEFNVSADTIQWLTTGYMLTNGIVIPGTAFLMGTFTTRQLFLGSMACFGIGSVFCAAAPDFTVMMIGRVIQAAGAGVVMPLMMTVIMNLYPPETRGRAMGTIGIAMFFAPAVGPTLSGWIIQNYSWRLLFYIVIPVAVIDLIVAAIFLRNVMERTFPKFEVVSFLTSTIGLGALLYGFSEAGSKGWGSAEVRVSIIVGLVFLVLFVIRELTSTHPLLNLRVFKYGGYSLAAAVSCVINMAMFGGALLTPMYIQNIRGYTPLHSGLLLLPGAIVMGIMSPISGALLDRIGIRPLAIVGLLITVITTRELSYLTINTPLGHIEWIYTFRMFGMGFIMMTIMTSGLNHLPREFAAHGTAAANTVRMVAGSLGTSLLITVMTNRTTTHYNQYVNTVTSTNPQIYNQVQQLTQAIAAQTGKSVQTARGLVQYILHGKAEQLASVQGVNDAFLVATAISVVALVMSFFLRRAKKETPKEQPQPRLALPVPTEPQQ